The DNA window GTCCGGGCCGACGAGACCATCGTGGAGACGCGTCTGCCATCCGGCGATGACCCACTCCTCCAACAACTCCTGCAACTGAGTCAGCGACCACCGCGCCTCGCCCGCGACGTCGCCGCCGCGGTGGCTGGCGTCCCGCCCGGTGTAGCCGACGACGTGCTGGCAGAACAGCGTGTTCACCGACTGCAGCGTCCGCTCGACAATCCCTTTATCAGTCGGGGTTCCCGGCCGAGCGGGCTGCAGCGAGATCCCCAGCAGTTCGCAGGATCGGCGAAAAGTCTCGGACTCGTAGATCGAGCCCCGGTCGGTGACGATCGTGTCCGGCAGGATCACCGGCTTCGCCGCGGCGTTCTCCATGCGCGCGTCGATGTCGGCCAGAGACCGGTGCGGCAGCAGGGAACGCGACATCCGCATGGACTCGGCCCAGCCCGGCCGCATCGGCTCCGGGACCAGCATCCGCGCCAGCAGCAACGACGCGTCCACGGCCTTCGTGCCCTTCGGGGTGAGGATCACGGCGCAGATCGTGCGCGTCGCGACATCGACCGCCCCGGTCAACTCCACCCGCCGCGCGTGCCCGTCGTCGAAGACCGCCAGCACATCCAGCGGCGTCGAGTCGATCTGCACCTGCTGCCCTGGCCGCGCCGCCCACGTCGCGGTGAACGGCCCCTCCGGCCGATTCGCCGCCGACCGGCGCGTCGTCGCCGCACCGAGTGTGTGCTTGCCCGCCCCGACACTGGTGACCAGCCGGTAGAACGTCGCCCGCGACGGCATCGCCACCACGCCATCGCCGTACCGCTCCGCCAGAATCGCCTCCACCCGGCGCCGCAACCGATCGGCGGTCCCAGTCGAGCGATCGGTCTCCCCCTCCCCTGCCTCCCGCAACGCCGCGACGACGCGCTCATCAACGCGTCCAGTGGACGAACCGCGCCGCTGCACTCGCCCGTCGACGAGACCCCGCAACCCCGCTTCCCGGTACCGCATTCGCATGCGCATGACCGTTCGCGCGCTGGTCGGCGTCCCTGCCGCCGTCAGCTCCGATGCCTTGGCCACTTCCCGCTCCCGCACGGTCCGTTGCTGGGGGTCGAACTCTGGGCGCGGCGCGGCGCCCAGCGGCGCTCCCGGTGGCAGTCCGGTCTCGACCTCGACCACGTGGCGCTCCCACTCCCGCGCACGTGCCGCGACCTCGGCAGGCACGTCATCGAGTCGTTGCCCGCCGAGCGCGA is part of the Amycolatopsis sp. CA-230715 genome and encodes:
- a CDS encoding Mu transposase C-terminal domain-containing protein, whose protein sequence is MQLLHVGDRVLLDDIEHQVVALAGTRVRLAPVDGVPSVMLLSHLVGSPGFAILGADESTELALGGQRLDDVPAEVAARAREWERHVVEVETGLPPGAPLGAAPRPEFDPQQRTVREREVAKASELTAAGTPTSARTVMRMRMRYREAGLRGLVDGRVQRRGSSTGRVDERVVAALREAGEGETDRSTGTADRLRRRVEAILAERYGDGVVAMPSRATFYRLVTSVGAGKHTLGAATTRRSAANRPEGPFTATWAARPGQQVQIDSTPLDVLAVFDDGHARRVELTGAVDVATRTICAVILTPKGTKAVDASLLLARMLVPEPMRPGWAESMRMSRSLLPHRSLADIDARMENAAAKPVILPDTIVTDRGSIYESETFRRSCELLGISLQPARPGTPTDKGIVERTLQSVNTLFCQHVVGYTGRDASHRGGDVAGEARWSLTQLQELLEEWVIAGWQTRLHDGLVGPDTGRTLSPNEMYATLVAAAGYVPVMLTGTDYIELLPATWRTINDYGVRIDRRTYDAKALNPLRRQHSGVNAQSGKWEVRFDPYDLSQIWVRDHRAEDGGFIRAVWTHLPMVSAPFADFTWRRARELTTSSGEPVDETAIARTLDDLLTRAGAGPVAEDGRRVAARTRAAIEARRPIALPAAAADDGFDDEHDDGDAIDGDRDAVVAFGVFDAHEEARRWP